Proteins encoded by one window of Camelus bactrianus isolate YW-2024 breed Bactrian camel chromosome 9, ASM4877302v1, whole genome shotgun sequence:
- the NFKBIB gene encoding NF-kappa-B inhibitor beta, with protein MAGVACLGKAADADEWCDSGLGSLGPDAAAPGGPGLGAELGPGLSWAPLVFGFVTEDGDTALHLAVIHQHEPFLDFLLGFAAGTEYLDLQNDLGQTALHLAAILGEASTVEKLYMAGAGLLVAERGGHTALHLACRVGSHACARVLLQPRPQRPRGVPNTYLTQGSDHTPDANHSPVALYSEPDLEKEEDESEEDWKLQLEAENYEGHTPLHVAVIHKDAEMVRLLREAGADLNKPEPTCGRSPLHLAVEAQAADVLELLLKAGADPAARMYGGRTPLGSATLRPNPILARLLRAHGAPEPEDEDKPGPCSSSSDSDSDSGDEGDEYDDIVVHSGRRPNQLPPTPASKPLPDDPI; from the exons ATGGCCGGGGTCGCGTGCTTGGGGAAAGCTGCGGACGCCGACGAATGGTGCGACAGCGGTCTGGGCTCTCTGGGTCCGGATGCAGCGGCCCCCGGAGGACCGGGACTAGGCGCGGAGCTGGGCCCGGGGCTGTCGTGGGCGCCCCTCGTCTTCGGCTTCGTCACTGAGGATGGCGACAC GGCATTGCACTTGGCGGTAATTCATCAGCATGAGCCCTTCCTGGATTTCCTCCTAGGCTTTGCGGCTGGCACTGAGTACTTGGATCTGCAGAATGACCTGGGCCAG ACAGCCCTGCATCTGGCAGCCATCCTGGGGGAGGCATCCACAGTGGAGAAGTTGTACATGGCAGGTGCCGGGTTACTGGTGGCAGAGCGTGGGGGACACACGGCACTGCACCTGGCCTGCCGCGTCGGGTCACATGCCTGTGCTCGCGTGCTGCTCCAGCCTCGCCCCCAGCGCCCCAGGGGAGTCCCCAACACCTACCTCACCCAGGGCTCTGACCATACTCCTGACGCCAACCATAGCCCTGTTGCCTTGTACTCTGAACCTGacttggagaaggaagaggatgaGAGTGAAGAGGACTGGAAGTTGCAGCTGGAGGCTGAAAACTATGAGG GCCACACCCCACTCCATGTGGCCGTCATCCACAAAGATGCAGAGATGGTCCGACTGCTCCGAGAGGCCGGAGCTGACCTCAACAAACCG GAGCCCACGTGTGGCCGAAGCCCCTTGCACTTGGCAGTGGAGGCCCAAGCAGCTGATGTGCTAGAGCTTCTCCTGAAGGCCGGTGCCGACCCTGCTGCCCGCATGTATGGTGGCCGCACCCCACTCGGCAGCGCCACGCTTCGGCCCAACCCCATCCTTGCCCGCCTCCTCCGGGCACATGGAGCCCCTGAGCCCGAGGACGAGGATAAGCCCGGCCCCTGCAGCAGCAGTAGCGACAGCGACAGTGACAGCGGGGACGAGGGC GATGAATACGACGACATCGTGGTCCACAGTGGCCGGAGGCCAAACCAGctacctcccaccccagcctcaaAACCACTCCCTGACGACCCCATCTGA